A stretch of DNA from Planococcus antarcticus DSM 14505:
TGTACTTCGGAACACGTAAGCCCGAGTTTCCTAGATAAATAGTTTCCATAATTGCCTCCTTGTATAGATACCTTATTTTTATATTAGACAGTAGTAGAGTACCCTTTGACTGAATAGACAAAACGGTGCCTTTTCCACATTTTTGAAAAACGTCTCTCGAGACCTGTACATTTTCTGCTTTAAAGCCATTAAACCCTGTGCTATACTGACTTTATCAAACGACAGAAAGGCTGATGGGTGGACGATGCGTAACTAATCTTGTTTTAGCGACTGAAATTTATAATTTCAACTCACGCAAAATAGGATTAGTCTGCCCACATCTAGAAAAACTGTCGAGCCATTGCACACAGATGGCTTATTTAGAACGGGCACCATATGGCTAATCCTTCCAAATTTTTTTGGGAGGATTTTTTAGTTCTCCCTGACCTGAAGGGAATGATTGGATGAAAGAACTATTGAAATTACAGAATATCGGCTTTGAATTGATGGACACGGTGATTTTCGAGAAGGTCAACGCGACTGTTCAGCAAGGCGAAGTCATCGGTATTATCGGCAAAAATGGAGCGGGCAAGTCAACCTTGCTTCGGCTGATCGCTGGTGAATTGGAGCCATCGACAGGCTGGAGCCAGTGGATCCCGCCGAATATTGAAACCGTATTTGTGGAACAGGAAACGGAAACGCATTCGTTCAGTGAAGTTACGGCTTCCGAAAGCGCTCTGCTGAAAAAATGGCACGTGCCGGAACATGACTTCCCGCTTCTCAGCGGAGGGGAAAAACTAAAAGCCCGCCTTTCTGCTGGTCTGTCTCGGAATGCTCACCTACTGTTGCTAGATGAGCCGACCAATCACTTGGACAGTGGCAGCATCCAACTGCTGCGGACGCAGATTCGAAAATACTCGGGCACCATCATCTTGGTGTCGCATAATCGTCACTTTCTGGACGCCGTAGCGACGAAAATCTGGTCGCTTGAAAATCAAAAACTTATTCAGCACAGCGGAAATTACACAAGCTACGTGGAAGCGCGGAAGCAGAAACGGCTGACACAGCAACGCGAATACGACAAGCAACAGAAAATGGTGGAGCGCATCAAAGCGCAGATGGATGAACTCACTTCCTGGTCGCATAAAGCGCATGCCGAATCGACCAAGCAGGAAGGTGCGAAAGAGTATTACCGGATGAAAGCCAAGCGCATGGACAAGCAAGTCAAATCCAAAGAAAAGCGTCTGGAAAAAGAGTTGGAGAAGGTCAACGCGGATGCGCCCGAGCCTGAATACGAAGTCAGCTTCTCGATGAACGCCGCGCATAAAACCGGCAAGCGTTTTCTCGAAGTGAAAGATCTGTCGAAAGCGTTCGGTGGCAAGCTGCTGTTTGAAAAAGCTGGTTTCACCATCATGCACGGGGAAAAAGTCGCCATCGAAGGTCCAAACGGCAGCGGCAAAACGACGTTATTGAAAATCCTGCTTGGGCAGGAATCCGCGAACGGCAGCGTTTGGATGTCCCCTTCTGCAAGCGTCGGCTACCTGACCCAGGAAGTGTTCGACTTGCCGCTCGAGAAAACTCCGGGTGAGCTGTTTTACAAAGAGACATTTGAAGCACGCGGCAAAGTCCAGAACTTGATGAAGCATCTCGGCTTTACAGCACAGCAGTGGAAAGAACCGATCGGCGCCATGAGCATGGGCGAACGCATCAAATGCAAGCTGATGGTCTATATCCTGGAAGAACGGGACGCGCTGATTCTCGACGAACCGACCAACCACCTTGACTTGCCGTCACGTGAGCAGCTCGAGGAAACGCTTGCGCATTATACAGGCACGATGCTGGTCGTCTCCCATGACCAGGCTTTCCGGGAAAGAACGACCACTAGCAAACTGATCATCGCAGGCCAGCACATTGAGAAACAGCTCGACGCACCCGCTCCGGAACGGGATGAAACGGGGGAATTGCTGATGCGGCTTGAAACGGAACGGCAGGAAGTCCTTGGGAAATTGAGCTTCATGACAGCGAAGGATCTACAGTACACCGAGCTCGATCGGCGGTTTATTGAGCTTACGCAGGAGATTAAGGAGCTGAAAGAGAAAAGTGATGCTTGGCTTTGAATAAATAAAAGAAAAGAGCATTTCCTGCCTGGATCAGGAAATGCTCTTCTGTTTACACATCAATTCAGTTTAAGGCTGAACTATTTTATCTTCGTTGGAGAGTTTCATAAGGAATGGATATAGTCCCAGAGCAACAATAAGCAATGTGGCGGTTAGCAAAATAACATCCCGCACTTCCAATTCAAAAATCAAATTGGATAATATGATGACAAATAGCGGAAGAAAGCTGTAGATGCCTGTTATTTTTCTAGACTTCGGAACAATGTATTGCGTTTTTCCACAGTATGGACAATTTACTTTATTCGTAAGCTTCAAGGTTTTCAAAACAATCGTCTTCCACTTCCATTTTTGACCGCAATTTTCGCAGCTTGGCATAGTACCACTCCCTTCATTCTGATTTTCTTGCGTGATCTGTTTGCAGGTAGCGGGTAAAATACGCGCCGGTGATCAGCAATGCCACGGTTAGTGCCATAGAGGTGATTCCAAGAAACCCAAACCAATAGCCTGCTAGATTGACTATGCCAATTAACAGAAAACAGATTGATGTCACTAGGCTTTTGGGATCTATGACCGGCGTTTCTTTCATTTTCATGAAGATTTTTTTGACTGTAATTCCTATAAGGATGAGCAGCAGGACAGTTGTTAAAGCTACCCACACGATCAGCCACCTCCTTTTATTTCTCTGTTCTTCTATTTACGGGGAGGGCAGCAGAAAGTTTCGCATTTCGAAGTTGTTGCGGCCCAGAGCATCCTGAATTCTGGACCCTGCCACCCGAAAAGACGTACAATAAGAAGGAATGGTAAGCAAAGAGGAGGAAATTTATCTATGGCAAACGATAGAGTTTTCACGTTACACAAAGGAGTTGAAATTCCCGATATCGGATTTGGCACTTGGCAAATTCCAAACGAAGAAGCCTACGCGGCAGTGACGACTGCTTTAGAAAATGGCTACACGCATATTGATACGGCTTTAGCCTATCAGAATGAGGAAAACGTCGGCAAAGCAATCCAGGATTTTAATATTTCCCGGGAAAAGGTCTTTATCACCAGTAAGCTACCGGCTCAAATCAAAGGCTATGACGTGACACTGGAAGCTTTTGGAGAAACGATTTCGAATCTTGGCGTTGATTATTTAGATCTTTATTTGATTCATGCGCCGTGGCCATGGGATGACATTGGCAAGGACTGCACGGAAGGCAATATTGAATCGTGGAAAGCGATGGAGAAGCTTTATAAAGAAGGCAAAATCCGTGCAATTGGCGTCTCCAATTTTGCAGAAAAGGATATCCAAGCACTTATCGACGCCTGTGAAATCGTGCCGATGGCCAACCAGATTCCGTTCTATATCGGCCGCGATCAAGCAAGCTTGCTGCAATTCTGCAGACAGCATCATATTGTCGTGGAAGCTTATTCACCGCTCGCGACAGGCCAGATTTTAAACAACGCTGAAATCAAGGAGATGGCTGCTAAATACGATGTAACGCCAGCTCAATTATGCATTCGTTATTGCTTAGAGCACGGCACCTTGCCACTTCCGAAATCAACGAATAAAGAACGCATCCTCGAAAACAGCCAACTGGATTTCACCATTTCTCCAGAAGATGTCCAAAAGCTTGATGCTTTTGAAGATATTCGCGCTAAATAACAAAAAACCGCCCTCAGGCGGTTTTTTCATTTTTAATAGGGTTTTTTGGGGGGAAGTTGGTATTCAATGCGCATTATTGAAAAATCAGCTTGAAGTTTAGCTTTTTCAGTTTTTATCGGATCACCCATCCCCATATAATTGGATATACTTTTTATGCGACCCCAAATACTTTCCATTCTACACGCAATACTTTCTAAAACTGGTTGAATACTTTCCAAAGCAGCCCAAATAATTTCCAAAGTCCCTTTCTACCGCCCAAACTCCGTTTCAAACAAATAATGGAAACAGTTTGCCAGGGCAAACTGCCTATGTCCGTGAGCAAAACCCACTCACGGACGACGATCAGTATTGTCTGGTATGTCATTTGAGCTATCCGATAGTAAAAAAATTTTCTTCTTAATTTTCAGTCTAATGTAGAAGCTGGATTCCTCTATGGAGTTCAGCTTTTTTGTTGCTGCGCACGGGTTCCTCCTGCTAATTTATTCCTTTCCTTAGACAGATGGCCTAGTTCTCGATTGCAAAAACTGAGACTAAACAGCAAATCCTTGTTTGACAGCTGTTTATTTGACAATGACATAGGGAAGCTACTCATTACTACAGCTTTTCAAATCAGAGGAGGAAAAATTCTTGGGACATTATATTGAAGTGGAAGATGGCGTGAAAGTTTATGCAGAAGATATTGGGTCGGGACAGCCGGTCGTATTCATCCATGGCTGGCCATTGAACAGCAAATCGTTTGAGTCGCAGGTCAGTTTACTGGCGCAGCAAAATTTCCGTTTTATCGGCATCGACCTCAGAGGCTACGGAAAATCGGACAAGCCATGGTCCGGCTATGATTACGATACGGCAGCTAGCGATGTTAAAGCGGTTATTGATCATCTAAAACTTGATAACTTTGTGCTTGCTGGATTTTCTATGGGCGGACCGATTGCTATCCGCTACTTAACGAAGTTTGGCGAACAAGGCGTGGACAAATTGTTGCTGTTATCGGCTGCAGCTCCATTGTTTACACAGCGTGATGATTTCAAACACAACCTGAAGCCGGAGGAAGTGGACGATATCATCAAACAAATCAAAGAAGATCGTCCAGCCTTTCTCGCTCAATTCGCAGACATGTTCTTCGAGCAGAAAAAGTCACCGGAATTTCTACATTGGTTCCAGATGCTCGGCCTTGAAGCGGGGGCTCATTCGACCATCAACTCCGCGATTGCCTTAAGAGATGAAGACTTGCGCGACGAGTTGGCAGGCATTAACCTTCCAACAGCTATTTTTCACGGCAAGAAAGATAAAATTTGCACTTATGAATTGGGCGAAGAAATGGCAAAACAAATACCCAACTCGGTTCTTGTTCCTTTCAAAGACAGCGGACATGGCATCAATGCCGATGAACCTGAACGCTTCAACAACGAATTGTTGAGCTTCCTGAAAAGCGCTGGCGTAAAATAAGGCCAGTTAGATCGGAAGAAAAGACAGGCTGAAACGCCGTCTTTTTTTTTTACGAAAAAGTGATCTAATTCTAAACCCCCGCCGTTATGTCTGTAAGAACCCAAAAAAAGAGGAGTGTTTTTAGATGAATATGAACTGGAAAAAAGTTTTAGCACCCGTACTCGGAGCCGCGTTATTGATGCCTGGAATGGCAACAAACGTATTGGCGGATGAGCTTCCACCAACTGAAACAACAGGCGTGGAACTTCGCGCAACATTGGATTCTTTATTGTCCGAGCATTACGCACTGGCCGTCGATTCCATGATGAAAATCTATGATGAGGACGAAGCTGCAGAAGCTTCCATTGCAGCGCTTGATGCTAACGCAGCTGACATGGAGCCGGTCATCGCTTCTGTTTACGGCGAAGAAGGCGGAACTGCTTTCGTCGAAATTTTCGATAAGCACAATACTGGAACGGACGATTACGCCGCTGCAGTTAGAGACGGCGACGAAGAAATGAAAGAAGAAGCGCTAGTCGAGATTCAGTCATTCGTTGACGACATGGGTGCATTTCTTGGCACTGCAACAGAAGGTAATCTTCCTGAAGATGGCGCGACTGCAGCACTTCGCGAGCATGAAGATTATGTGCAAGACACATTCGACCTTTATGTAGACGGTGAATACGAAGCCGCTTATACTTCTTATCTTGAAGGCTTCACGCAAATCTTTGGAGCAGGAAGTGCAATAAGTGGAGCTATTTCCGCGCAGTTCCCAGATCAGTTTTCTGATCCGAACACACCAGCTGGTGATTTCCGTTCGACTGTAAACCGCATTGCAGCTGAGCATTTCGCTTTAGCACAACTCAGCATGACAAAAGGGTATAATGGTTCTGAAGACTTTGACTTTGCCGATTGGGCACAAGATCAAAATACAGAAGAATTCCGTGCAGCACTTGCTTCTGTCTACGGTGAAGAAGCCAGCAACCAATTTGTTCAACTATGGAACAACCAACACATTTCTGTTCAAGGTGATCTAGTTACAGCTGTAGCAGCTGACGATCAGCAAGCAGCTGAAGAAGCGACAGATACTTTGACAAACACGTTTGCAACTGACCTTGGAACATTCTTAAACAGCGCTACCGAAGATCGTATGCCTTTGGATGAAACCATTGCAGGTGTCAAAGCGCATGAAACTTCAGTAATCGATACATTCCAGCAGTACGTTTCAGGTGACTACGAAACTTCTTATGAAACTTACCGTGCAGGATATGCTATCATGTTCGATATCGGTAAAGGATTGAGCGGCGCAATTGTTGATCAATTCCCTGAGAACTTTGAAAACACAGCACCTGAAAAAATGCCGGCAACTGGACTTGGCGGAACAGCTAACCAATCAAACACAATGATTCTTTGGATTACATTGAGCACGATGGTCTTATTGGCAGCTGGTACAATCACGTATCGCCAAACTAAAAACCAGCAATAACATTTCAGGGAGGGCCACTGGCTCTCTCTGTTCCTAATTAGAAAGGAGGGATTGCAGATGAAGCAGCTTGTCACCATGGGAACGGCTATCATTTTATGCCTCGCCCTGTTTATCATATTAAAGCCTTTGGCTGCCAGTCCGACGTTTGAAGAAAAAGTTGAACCCTTTAAACAGACTGAACAAACAGAACAAGCGGCTGAAGAGGAAGAAGTATCCGGCAACTATGTCGACAAGATTGCGGAGTTTCCTATCCTTCCTGAACAGCGTGAAAAGCTTCAAATGCTCCAACAAGAACGCCAGGAAAGCATCAAAGGCATGGAGCCTTCACAGATTGAAGTCCCCTCTATCGGGGTCAAAGCAAACATAGAGCCGACTGGCATTCTGGATAACGGCCAAATGGGCGTGCCAGAAGATGTGGATCAAGTCGGTTGGTTTGAGCCTGGCTTCAAAGCAGGCGCAAAAGGTCATGCTGTTTTGGCAGGGCATGTTGATAGCCTAACGGGTCCAGCTGTCTTTTATGAGCTACAGAATGTAAAGGTAGGAGAAACTGTAATTCTGAAGGACGCAGACGGACGCGAGATGGTTTTCGAGGTAAAAAACTTGACCAGCTATGAAACCGACGAAGCTCCAGTTGAAGAGATATTCGGCAACTCAGACAAGCGGATGATTAACTTAATCACTTGTACCGGTGATTTCAACCGCGATATCGGCTCTCACGAAGAGCGTCTAGTCGTTACAGCCGAATTGATCTCCGATTCTGATACAAAAGAAGTGCAACCAGAGCCTCCGACAAACGTAACAGCTACTGCTTTCAATCTCTCCTGGTACGCGGTGCGTGATGATGCCATTATCGGCTACCGCATTTATGAGGAA
This window harbors:
- the abc-f gene encoding ribosomal protection-like ABC-F family protein, translated to MKELLKLQNIGFELMDTVIFEKVNATVQQGEVIGIIGKNGAGKSTLLRLIAGELEPSTGWSQWIPPNIETVFVEQETETHSFSEVTASESALLKKWHVPEHDFPLLSGGEKLKARLSAGLSRNAHLLLLDEPTNHLDSGSIQLLRTQIRKYSGTIILVSHNRHFLDAVATKIWSLENQKLIQHSGNYTSYVEARKQKRLTQQREYDKQQKMVERIKAQMDELTSWSHKAHAESTKQEGAKEYYRMKAKRMDKQVKSKEKRLEKELEKVNADAPEPEYEVSFSMNAAHKTGKRFLEVKDLSKAFGGKLLFEKAGFTIMHGEKVAIEGPNGSGKTTLLKILLGQESANGSVWMSPSASVGYLTQEVFDLPLEKTPGELFYKETFEARGKVQNLMKHLGFTAQQWKEPIGAMSMGERIKCKLMVYILEERDALILDEPTNHLDLPSREQLEETLAHYTGTMLVVSHDQAFRERTTTSKLIIAGQHIEKQLDAPAPERDETGELLMRLETERQEVLGKLSFMTAKDLQYTELDRRFIELTQEIKELKEKSDAWL
- a CDS encoding TIGR04104 family putative zinc finger protein, yielding MPSCENCGQKWKWKTIVLKTLKLTNKVNCPYCGKTQYIVPKSRKITGIYSFLPLFVIILSNLIFELEVRDVILLTATLLIVALGLYPFLMKLSNEDKIVQP
- a CDS encoding class F sortase, with translation MKQLVTMGTAIILCLALFIILKPLAASPTFEEKVEPFKQTEQTEQAAEEEEVSGNYVDKIAEFPILPEQREKLQMLQQERQESIKGMEPSQIEVPSIGVKANIEPTGILDNGQMGVPEDVDQVGWFEPGFKAGAKGHAVLAGHVDSLTGPAVFYELQNVKVGETVILKDADGREMVFEVKNLTSYETDEAPVEEIFGNSDKRMINLITCTGDFNRDIGSHEERLVVTAELISDSDTKEVQPEPPTNVTATAFNLSWYAVRDDAIIGYRIYEEDIATGEMKKIETVSLFDRKKVELTTDDTKRYFVTSVDVDLNESEKAEAEVK
- a CDS encoding alpha/beta fold hydrolase, producing the protein MGHYIEVEDGVKVYAEDIGSGQPVVFIHGWPLNSKSFESQVSLLAQQNFRFIGIDLRGYGKSDKPWSGYDYDTAASDVKAVIDHLKLDNFVLAGFSMGGPIAIRYLTKFGEQGVDKLLLLSAAAPLFTQRDDFKHNLKPEEVDDIIKQIKEDRPAFLAQFADMFFEQKKSPEFLHWFQMLGLEAGAHSTINSAIALRDEDLRDELAGINLPTAIFHGKKDKICTYELGEEMAKQIPNSVLVPFKDSGHGINADEPERFNNELLSFLKSAGVK
- a CDS encoding aldo/keto reductase, translated to MANDRVFTLHKGVEIPDIGFGTWQIPNEEAYAAVTTALENGYTHIDTALAYQNEENVGKAIQDFNISREKVFITSKLPAQIKGYDVTLEAFGETISNLGVDYLDLYLIHAPWPWDDIGKDCTEGNIESWKAMEKLYKEGKIRAIGVSNFAEKDIQALIDACEIVPMANQIPFYIGRDQASLLQFCRQHHIVVEAYSPLATGQILNNAEIKEMAAKYDVTPAQLCIRYCLEHGTLPLPKSTNKERILENSQLDFTISPEDVQKLDAFEDIRAK